A genomic segment from Salvia splendens isolate huo1 chromosome 13, SspV2, whole genome shotgun sequence encodes:
- the LOC121760953 gene encoding protein MAIN-LIKE 1-like, whose amino-acid sequence METSSSSEQLLYGPEDPSLLNLQKHHISHKLMKEGTTQVFKVRRTESKTWDVEIHENVRYWLDVFGFKGVIDCEKPMKVDNELINALIERWRPETHTFHLPIGEATITLEDVQAIWGLRADGRVFTGRDYHDNFSDWTSKCRDLLGWIPDTSTETKQGGLLMTALINQTRMPLGDDLPMYVYIQRARIHALILLGGLILPDTTGCKVPFMWLNGLGDPEEVKNISWGSAALAYLYHYLCEASMDKRKELGGPMMLLQLWAWERMPTLRPAFIGPVVHEPYTPCGARWKGTTQIGNAPRHSVEHYRDQISLIRPGQFIWTPYAHCILPDYCNDVTGCSLCETYLVCWAYVEAHEPGRVRRQFNRYQDIPQNVDRMLRNADHLGKNDRRGKKGNNWATTHQFYIGEWDMRYERFQAAEYVAPMSLDIPMSPSYMAWYNRITVTYMTRPGARATAGMNESAASMRLFVEAFQRVFHLTTEDEMDPRVRQIREIVRTTLEDTNNGDVMEYPASQHQDVVMPYQEEVVPRRRGARGVRTGGHGYTKQFRMSQAPPDYVAPEAQYQEHDPPQWAMCVTETFHRHSFALSASVSLIIAVPSSVLPAGYLHTVPQKDH is encoded by the exons ATGGAGACTTCAAGTTCTAGTGAGCAATTATTATATGGACCCGAAGACCCGTCCTTGCTAAATTTACAGAAACATCACATTTCACATAAACTCATGAAAGAGGGCACAACCCAAGTATTTAAAGTCCGAAGGACAGAAAGCAAGACTTGGGACGTCGAAATTCACGAGAATGTTAGATATTGGCTTGACGtctttggtttcaaaggcgtgatCGATTGTGAGAAGCCCATGAAGGTGGACAACGAGCTGATCAATGCGTTGATTGAGCGTTGGAGACCGGAGACGCACACTTTCCATCTACCGATCGGTGAGGCGACGATcaccttggaagatgtgcaagccaTTTGGGGCTTGAGGGCGGATGGTCGCGTTTTCACAGGGCGTGACTATCATGACAACTTTTCAGACTGGACCAGCAAGTGCCGCGatctgttgggatggataccagatacttccacagagacaaagcaaggcggtttgctgatgaccgcactgatcaaccagacaaggatgcctctgggtgatgacctacctatgtacgtatacatccaaagggcacgtatccatgccctaattttattaggaggtctcattctaccggacaccacggggtgtaaggtgccatttatgtggttgaatgGGCTTGGGGATCCAGAAGAGGTGAAGAATATTAGTTGGGGAAGTGCGGCATTGGCCTACCTTTATCATTATCTGTGCGAGGCTTCCATGGATAAGAGAAAAGAGTTGGGCGGGCCTATGATGCTTCTGCAgctatgggcgtgggaaagaatgcccacattgaggCCTGCGTTCATTGGACCAGTTGTACACGAGCCATATACACCATGTGGCGCCAG GTGGAAAGGAACAACGCAGATAGGAAATGCTCCTAGACATTCGGTTGAGCATTATCGTGACCAAATATCTCTGATTAGACCTGGCCAG TTTATCTGGACGCCATACGCACATTGCATACTGCCTGACTACTGCAATGATGTGACTGGATGCTCTCTGTGCGAGACCTACTTGGTATGTTGGGCCTATGTCGAGGCTCATGAGCCTGGACGAGTGCGACGACAGTTCAATCGGTACCAGGATATACCGCAGAATGTAGACAGGATGCTAAGGAACGCCGATCATTTAGGCAAAAATGATCGGCGTGGTAAGAAGGGCAACAACTGGGCAACCACGCATCAGTTCTACATTGGGGAGTGGGACATGAGGTACGAAAGGTTCCAAGCTGCCGAATACGTCGCACCAATGTCTTTGGATATTCCCATGAGCCCGAGTTATATGGCGTGGTATAACAGAATTACAGTGACGTACATGACTCGGCCTGGGGCACGGGCCACTGCTGGGATGAATGAGTCGGCTGCTTCGATGCGACTATTT GTTGAGGCTTTTCAGAGGGTTTTCCATTTAACTACGGAAGACGAAATGGACCCCCGAGTGCGCCAGATTCGAGAAATTGTTAGGACTACCCTCGAAGATACGAACAACGGTGATGTCATGGAGTACCCCGCTTCTCAACATCAGGATGTGGTCATGCCGTACCAAGAAGAAGTAGTTCCACGGCGTCGTGGAGCGCGTGGTGTTCGGACTGGGGGACACGGCTACACAAAGCAGTTTAGGATGTCTCAGGCGCCTCCCGATTATGTAGCACCAGAGGCGCAGTATCAAGAGCATGACCCACCCCAGTGGGCCATGTGTGTAACAGAAACTTTCCACCGACATTCATTCGCTTTATCAGCGTCGGTCTCGCTGATAATAGCTGTCCCATCTTCTGTCCTCCCTGCCGGATATTTGCACacg GTACCTCAGAAGGACCACTAG
- the LOC121762493 gene encoding receptor-like protein 7: MLSYFSLLIYILTSSFIFTTHSYNNKCLRHQEILLLQLKDELIFYSSRSTKLARWNESDECCKWHGVACDASGYVVSLQLDGEAIYGGVGDSSSLFRFKYVQKLNLANNDFNYIDCIPKGIGNLAYLTHLNLSNAGFVGQVPSEILSLTRLASLDISNKFGNTLSLNLPNLEMLVRNLVELRELYLDRVNITSSTERKNWSHIVSSYLPNLTSLSMVDCNLLGPLAKSFTQLHSLSILRLHHNNLSAVALDDLFTNFPSLATLTLRSCSLKGSIPSTFANLTKLSYVDLSYNFLTGSLPCTLFEGLSNLIHLNLGFNSFFGSIPSSLFALPSLLELDLTYNQFNGTFQLSNFRNLPSLTLLDLSGNSLSVDVANVSSSLKLKGLGLASCNLSYFPDFIVHLDLEKLDLSNNSIAGEVPSRVWGKRLWYLDLSFNLLANLQKPYHIPASLWLLHLNSNQLREELQLLIPSESQLWSLSLANNSLSGTIPTSLANATLLGSLDLSGNKLSGSIPASFLLGNIGDLDLSRNNISGSIPDIFSEDCGLQYVDLSNNALEGKIPKSIESCMWLEYVNVANNMINDAFPCLLPSSLRVLVLHSNKFHGDLRCHSTWPHLKILDISSNHFSGSLESVNFSSWTAMVLPSDENLRHNWNYYAQSSGMTLIMKRQLMELHVIWPDFSAIDLSSNSFYGNIPNAIGELSTLYHLNLSYNALNGSIPKSFGRLSNLESLDLSVNQLAGRIPEELGGLTFLAHLNLSYNMFVGEIPNGRQIQTFSADSFEGNLGLCGFPLDINCSNSNVPPPGYDENGEEKREIEWEYVCAAVGYVVGVGSIVWLLLFCRSFREKYFGKIEEVVEDMFIARDMRRRRARRAAAARNRVRRQ, from the coding sequence ATGCTTTCATACTTCTCGTTGCTCATTTATATACTAACTTCGTCCTTCATTTTCACTACTCATTCATATAATAACAAATGTCTTCGTCACCAGGAAATCTTGCTGCTCCAACTAAAGGATGAGTTGATCTTCTATTCATCTCGCTCAACAAAACTGGCGCGATGGAATGAAAGTGACGAGTGCTGCAAGTGGCACGGTGTGGCATGTGATGCTTCTGGCTACGTCGTTAGTTTGCAGCTTGATGGCGAGGCCATTTACGGTGGAGTTGGGGATTCGTCGAGTCTCTTCAGATTTAAATATGTGCAGAAGCTTAATCTCGCCAACAATGACTTCAACTACATTGATTGCATTCCAAAAGGTATTGGCAATCTGGCCTATTTGACACACTTGAATTTGTCAAATGCCGGTTTTGTTGGACAGGTTCCTTCTGAAATTTTGTCCTTGACGAGATTGGCTAGTCTCGATATCTCCAATAAGTTTGGCAATACTCTTAGCCTTAACCTTCCAAATTTGGAGATGCTTGTCCGAAATCTAGTAGAGCTTAGAGAGCTCTATCTTGATCGTGTCAATATCACTTCCTCTACTGAAAGAAAAAACTGGAGCCACATTGTATCATCGTATTTACCAAACCTTACCTCTTTGAGCATGGTTGATTGTAATCTACTTGGCCCTTTGGCGAAGTCGTTTACACAACTTCATTCCCTTTCTATTCTTCGACTACATCATAACAACCTTTCAGCGGTCGCACTTGATGACTTGTTCACCAATTTTCCAAGTCTGGCCACCTTGACTCTTCGCAGCTGCAGTTTAAAGGGCTCCATCCCATCCACCTTTGCTAACCTAACCAAGTTGAGTTATGTCGATTTGTCGTATAATTTCTTGACAGGCTCACTTCCTTGTACATTGTTTGAAGGTCTTTCCAATCTCATTCATCTGAATCTGGGGTTCAATTCATTCTTTGGTAGCATTCCCAGCTCTCTTTTTGCTCTCCCTTCATTGTTGGAACTTGATCTTACATACAACCAATTTAATGGCACTTTTCAACTCAGCAACTTTCGAAACCTTCCCAGTCTCACGTTGCTTGATCTATCCGGCAATAGCTTGTCAGTAGATGTTGCCAACGTCAGTTCGAGTCTCAAACTAAAAGGATTAGGCCTAGCTTCATGTAACCTGTCCTATTTTCCCGATTTCATCGTACATTTGGATCTGGAAAAACTGGATCTCTCAAACAATAGTATTGCTGGGGAAGTGCCTAGTCGGGTTTGGGGGAAACGGCTTTGGTATTTGGACTTGTCGTTCAATCTTTTGGCGAATTTGCAAAAGCCTTACCATATACCTGCTTCGCTTTGGCTCCTACACTTGAACTCCAACCAGCTTAGGGAAGAGTTGCAGTTGCTCATTCCATCTGAATCTCAGCTTTGGTCCTTGTCTCTTGCCAATAACAGTTTAAGTGGAACAATTCCGACCTCCCTCGCCAATGCCACACTCCTCGGGTCTCTTGACCTGTCTGGAAATAAATTAAGTGGCAGCATACCTGCTTCTTTCCTGCTTGGAAACATTGGTGATCTCGATCTGAGTCGAAACAACATCAGTGGTAGCATCCCGGATATTTTTTCTGAGGACTGTGGGCTACAATATGTTGATCTCAGCAATAATGCTTTAGAAGGGAAGATCCCAAAGTCGATAGAAAGCTGCATGTGGTTAGAGTACGTGAATGTTGCGAACAACATGATCAACGACGCTTTCCCATGCTTGCTACCATCATCCTTGCGTGTTCTTGTTTTGCACTCGAATAAATTTCATGGGGATTTAAGATGCCATAGCACTTGGCCACATCTCAAAATTCTTGATATATCTTCGAATCATTTTAGCGGAAGTCTGGAATCAGTCAACTTCTCTAGCTGGACGGCTATGGTGCTACCGAGTGATGAAAATTTGAGACACAACTGGAATTATTACGCGCAGAGCTCTGGGATGACACTGATAATGAAAAGGCAATTGATGGAGCTTCATGTGATTTGGCCAGATTTTAGTGCCATTGACTTGTCTTCCAATAGTTTCTATGGAAATATACCAAATGCAATTGGTGAGCTTAGCACACTTTATCATCTCAACTTATCCTACAATGCCCTCAATGGAAGCATACCAAAATCATTTGGTAGGTTGAGTAATCTCGAATCACTCGACCTCTCTGTAAACCAACTAGCAGGGCGCATCCCGGAGGAGCTCGGAGGGCTCACATTCCTTGCACACTTGAATCTCTCCTACAATATGTTTGTTGGAGAGATCCCAAATGGTCGTCAAATTCAAACATTCTCAGCTGATTCATTTGAAGGAAATTTGGGGCTATGTGGTTTCCCTCTCGACATAAACTGCAGTAATAGTAATGTACCACCACCGGGATATGATGAGAATGGGGAAGAGAAGAGGGAGATAGAGTGGGAATACGTGTGTGCTGCAGTTGGATATGTTGTGGGAGTAGGAAGCATCGTGTGGCTGCTTTTATTCTGTCGAAGCTTCAGAGAGAAATACTTCGGCAAAATAGAAGAGGTTGTTGAAGACATGTTCATTGCCAGAGACATGAGAAGAAGGCGTGCAAGaagagcagcagcagcaagGAATCGAGTCAGGAGACAGTAG
- the LOC121762873 gene encoding mRNA-decapping enzyme subunit 2-like translates to MTPLSLNTHSGECLRREKKMSGGLNRSSSGPTKNILPPQELLDDLCSRFVLNVPKEDQQSFERILFLVEYAHWFYEDNSVENNPSLKSLTLKEFTTLLFNNCDVLKPYVPHIDDIFKDFTSYKFRVPVTGAIILDETYERCLLVKGWKGSSWSFPRGKKNKDEEDHKCAIREVLEETGFDVSELLNEDEYIEMIFGQQRVRLYIVSGVKEDTYFAPQTKKEISEIAWQRLDELQSASGDVISRGVTGLKLYMVAPFLASLKSWISKHPPQVATMYNKPPKVTVWKAKNSNGGIPSIAGERQPSKTIPDVHLPEAQPVSTFRNFRFDTGLILQAVDTAFSN, encoded by the exons ATGACGCCTCTCTCATTGAATACACACAGTGGTGAGTgtttgaggagagagaaaaaaatgtcAGGCGGGCTCAATCGATCTTCGAGTGGTCCTACAAAGAACATCCTCCCTCCTCAGGAACTTCTCGACGATCTCTGCAG TCGGTTTGTTCTAAACGTTCCCAAGGAAGACCAGCAGTCTTTTGAGAGGATTTTGTTTCTAGTGGAGTACGCGCACTGGTTTTATGAAGATAATTCTGTTGAAAATAACCCATCACTGAAGTCATTGACTTTGAAGGAATTTACTACCTTAT TGTTTAACAATTGTGATGTTCTCAAACCATATGTACCTCATATAGATGACATATTTAAGGACTTCACATCCTATAAATTTCGAGTTCCAGTGACCGGGGCCATTATTCTTGATGAGACCTATGAACGG tGCTTGCTAGTCAAAGGCTGGAAAGGAAGTAGTTGGAGCTTTCCCCGTGGAAAGAAGAACAAAGATGAGGAAGATCATAAGTGTGCCATTAGAGAA GTATTAGAGGAAACAGGTTTTGATGTTTCAGAACTCCTTAATGAAGACGAGTACATTGAAATGATTTTTGGACAGCAGAGAGTGAGGTTATACATTGTTTCTGGGGTGAAAGAGGACACATATTTTGCTCCACAAACTAAGAAAGAGATAAGC GAAATTGCATGGCAGCGGCTTGATGAGCTTCAATCAGCGAGTGGTGATGTCATATCTCGTGGGGTCACTGGGCTCAAGCTCTATATGGTTGCTCCTTTTTTGGC ATCTTTGAAGTCGTGGATCTCAAAGCATCCCCCTCAAGTAGCAACTATGTATAACAAACCTCCAAAAG TTACCGTATGGAAGGCTAAAAACAGTAATGGTGGAATCCCATCAATAGCAGGCGAGCGCCAGCCAAGTAAAACTATACCCGATGTGCACCTTCCCGAAGCTCAACCAGTGAGCACCTTCAGAAACTTCCGATTTGATACTGGTCTGATCCTGCAAGCTGTGGACACTGCATTCTCTAACTGA
- the LOC121760954 gene encoding uncharacterized protein LOC121760954, protein MGFQDSPPPQTLTPSNLQQQEKEEELEETETLSLCDLPLYSDQSHDWDQHSTTTSSDQDYFEFFSQELTPSASAFLPPQNIIFCGKLIPYKHLPTPNDKNQTTLNAQTGPNKTSRWRWRLSGAKCTTAAMQRRTYNSGKQVKVKWYFFLFGVSRFSPVVELSDIRSRKSNRRTSPPPVMFGFDDGEVMGDRGWGLWGLIRALSCGGGRQPAAVAAG, encoded by the coding sequence ATGGGGTTTCAAGACTCTCCCCCTCCACAAACCCTCACACCATCAAACCTCCAacaacaagaaaaagaagaagaattagAAGAAACAGAAACCCTCTCACTATGTGATCTCCCATTATACAGTGATCAAAGCCATGATTGGGATCAacactccaccaccacctcctccgaccaagactacttcgaATTCTTCAGCCAAGAACTCAccccctccgcctccgcctTCCTCCCACCGCAAAACATCATCTTCTGCGGCAAACTCATCCCCTACAAACACCTACCAACACCTAATGATAAAAACCAAACCACCCTCAACGCCCAAACAGGCCCCAACAAAACTAGCCGTTGGCGGTGGCGGCTGAGTGGGGCCAAATGTACAACCGCCGCGATGCAGAGGAGGACGTACAACTCCGGCAAGCAGGTGAAGGTCAAGTGGTACTTCTTTTTATTTGGGGTTTCGAGATTTTCGCCGGTGGTTGAGCTGAGCGACATCAGGAGTAGGAAGAGCAACCGCCGGACGTCGCCGCCGCCGGTGATGTTTGGATTTGATGATGGTGAGGTGATGGGGGATCGGGGGTGGGGGTTGTGGGGGCTGATTAGGGCCCTTAGCTGCGGCGGAGGGCGCCAGCCGGCCGCGGTGGCTGCCGGCTGA
- the LOC121760028 gene encoding uncharacterized protein LOC121760028: protein MARAAMFRLLRSQSKTVYSGNHLPRVGPWADTLCSKTNANSAVQFSSVQRRFISRSAAVADRNKISIGHENRGEEGSNIKNYEVVYNGPISNTIKKVKLLSLSTCCLSVSLGPIVTLMTSQASNVILKGAVASSVIFLSASTTGALHWFVSPYVHRLRWQPGSDSFEVDMMSWLGTYLTRTIMFADIRPAETQRPYVSFKANGNFYYIDEEHCDNKALLARLNPHDRSRDTAFKNL from the exons ATGGCGAGAGCTGCGATGTTCCGTTTGCTTAGATCTCAGTCTAAAACCGTCTATTCAG GCAACCACCTCCCTAGGGTTGGTCCGTGGGCCGATACACTATGTTCCAAAACCAATGCCAACTCTGCAGTGCAGTTTTCTTCCGTACAGAGACGATTTATATCTCGATCAGCTGCAGTAGCAGACAGGAACAAGATTAGTATCGGGCATGAAAACAGGGGAGAAGAGGGAAGTAATATCAAGAACTATGAGGTTGTTTACAACGGTCCTATATCAAATACAATCAAGAAAGTGAAGCTCCTCTCACTCTCAACCTGCTGCCTCTCTGTGTCACTAGGCCCCATTGTCACGTTAATGACATCTCAAGCCTCGAATGTGATTCTAAAGGGTGCAGTTGCATCTTCGGTCATATTCTTAAGTGCTTCAACCACTGGTGCCCTTCACTGGTTTGTGAGCCCTTATGTCCACAGACTCAGATGGCAGCCTGGCTCTGACAGCTTTGAGGTCGACATGATGTCGTGGCTGGGCACATATTTAACAAGGACCATCATGTTTGCAGATATCCGACCTGCAGAGACCCAGAGGCCATATGTATCATTCAAGGCTAATGGCAATTTCTACTACATCGATGAAGAGCATTGTGATAACAAGGCATTGCTAGCAAGGTTGAACCCTCATGACCGGTCTCGTGATACTGCTTTCAAGAACTTGTGA
- the LOC121760027 gene encoding uncharacterized protein LOC121760027 encodes MESGEHLQRESKEEIVAIYSDFMMRIAQFDELVPVGSRFLVSFQQALGFLRRPPIDKTSTLVERILNAHRTRRFLSYFEAGCANNLDRVQNVSKLHTSHLGLQDYISKAKVVVDELESFLGNAASVVQTANDNNREDNSFNSVLCIASSEQTATEKDEEDMSSNLNSFITSTDQDQGRPDLENYGSMMAFIYSMVKQDYTMQDRIVSSLNLKCSQEELETYCQMWSLRPFVDDDMVRRAWNLVPGR; translated from the exons ATGGAAAGTGGAGAGCATTTGCAGAGAGAATCGAAGGAGGAAATCGTTGCTATATATTCAGATTTCATGATGAG GATCGCACAATTTGATGAACTAGTGCCTGTGGGTAGCCGGTTTCTTGTCAGCTTTCAGCAAGCTCTTG GGTTCTTAAGACGGCCTCCAATCGATAAGACTTCTACATTGGTGGAGCGCATTCTTAATGCTCACAGAACGAGAAGGTTTCTGTCTTATTTTGAAGCTGGATGTGCCAACAATCTTGACCGGGTACAAAATGTGAGCAAGT TGCATACAAGCCATCTTGGACTTCAAGACTACATAAGTAAAG CTAAAGTTGTTGTCGATGAACTCGAATCCTTTCTGGGAAATGCAGCATCCGTCGTGCAAACTGCAAACGATAACAACAGAGAAGATAATAGTTTCAACTCAGTTTTATGTATTGCTTCATCTGAGCAAACTGCAACTGAGAAAGATGAAGAAGATATGAGTTCCAACTTGAATTCATTTATTACTTCAACTGACCAAGACCAGGGAAGACCTGATCTTGAAAACTATGGTAGCATGATGGCTTTCATATACAGTATGGTGAAACAAGACTACACAATGCAG GACCGAATAGTCTCCTCCCTCAACCTCAAGTGTTCACAGGAAGAACTGGAGACCTATTGCCAGATGTGGTCTCTGCGGCCGTTTGTAGACGATGACATGGTGCGTAGAGCTTGGAATCTCGTCCCCGGACGCTGA
- the LOC121762908 gene encoding transcription factor GTE6-like isoform X1: protein MDLVNASMNRATNLEDMATVDELLTKVEQLEQRVNEVEQFYSNATTKQPSTSRNTSKVKEKEKEKEKHVLSMKKLQQDASRREAAAAKRMQDLMRQFGSVFRQITGLQKLAWPFMHPVDVAGLALNDYYKIIDRPMDFSTIKNQMETNDGTGYKHVREICADVRLVFKNAMKYNDGKSEVHKKAVRLLEIFEEKWLKFLPKVIEEEERREQEEAEAKANTQLALEASHAKLAREISTELYDIDMHIDELREMVVKQCRNITIMEKRKLGVALANLSPEDLNKALEIVAQGNLDFQANDEEVELDINAQSESTLWRLKFFVKDILKEQPGGSSKDANNNISSPNAADNDHNVISKHKRETCDALAKTAKNSITSPTGGSSKDANKNTTSPKAADKDHNIISKRKRGSCDALAKTAKNNITSPNSSDSDHNIIYKRKR, encoded by the exons ATGGATCTGGTGAATGCATCAATGAATCGCGCAACCAACTTAGAAGATATGGCTACGGTTGATGAGCTGTTAACGAAGGTTGAGCAA CTTGAGCAAAGAGTAAATGAAgttgaacagttttactcaaatGCAACTACAAAGCAACCAAGCACTTCCAGAAACACTTCGAAAGTAAAGgagaaggaaaaggaaaaggagaaaCATGTTTTAAGCATGAAAAAACTACAACAGGATGCTTCACGTAGAGAAGCTGCTGCTGCTAAGAGAATGCAAGACCTTATGCGCCAGTTTGGAAGTGTATTTCGTCAG ATCACAGGGCTGCAGAAGTTGGCTTGGCCCTTTATGCACCCAGTAGATGTTGCAGGACTTGCGTTGAATGATTACTATAAG ATCATTGACAGACCAATGGACTTCAGTACTATAAAAAACCAAATGGAAACCAATGATGGTACTGGATACAAGCATGTTCGCGAGATATGTGCTGATGTGCGATTGGTTTTTAAAAATGCAATGAAGTACAATGATGGAAAGAGTGAAGTTCATAAAAAGGCAGTGCGATTACTCGAAATTTTTGAGGAGAAGTGGCTAAAGTTTTTGCCAAAAGTTATAGAAGAG GAAGAAAGACGAGAACAGGAGGAAGCTGAAGCAAAAGCAAACACGCAGCTTGCTCTGGAGGCTTCTCATGCGAAACTGGCCAGGGAAATAAGTACTGAG CTTTATGACATTGATATGCATATAGACGAGCTCCGAGAAATGGTTGTTAAACAGTGCAG GAACATAACTATAATGGAAAAAAGAAAGCTAGGAGTTGCTCTCGCCAATTTATCTCCTGAAGATCTCAATAAGGCACTGGAGATCGTAGCTCAAGGTAACCTCGACTTCCAAGCAAATGACGAAGAGGTGGAGCTTGATATCAATGCTCAG AGTGAATCAACGCTGTGGAGGTTGAAGTTTTTCGTGAAAGACATACTAAAAGAACAGCCAGGAGGTTCGAGCAAGGATGCCAACAACAATATCTCCTCTCCAAATGCTGCTGACAACGATCATAATGTCATCTCCAAGCATAAACGCGAGACTTGTGATGCCCTTGCCAAGACTGCCAAGAATAGTATCACCTCTCCAACTGGAGGTTCGAGCAAGGATGCCAACAAGAATACCACCTCTCCAAAAGCAGCTGACAAGGATCATAACATCATCTCCAAGCGTAAGCGCGGGAGTTGTGATGCTCTGGCCAAGACTGCCAAGAATAATATCACCTCGCCAAATTCTTCTGACAGCGATCATAACATCATCTACAAGCGTAAGCGCTAA
- the LOC121762908 gene encoding transcription factor GTE6-like isoform X2, which produces MDLVNASMNRATNLEDMATVDELLTKLEQRVNEVEQFYSNATTKQPSTSRNTSKVKEKEKEKEKHVLSMKKLQQDASRREAAAAKRMQDLMRQFGSVFRQITGLQKLAWPFMHPVDVAGLALNDYYKIIDRPMDFSTIKNQMETNDGTGYKHVREICADVRLVFKNAMKYNDGKSEVHKKAVRLLEIFEEKWLKFLPKVIEEEERREQEEAEAKANTQLALEASHAKLAREISTELYDIDMHIDELREMVVKQCRNITIMEKRKLGVALANLSPEDLNKALEIVAQGNLDFQANDEEVELDINAQSESTLWRLKFFVKDILKEQPGGSSKDANNNISSPNAADNDHNVISKHKRETCDALAKTAKNSITSPTGGSSKDANKNTTSPKAADKDHNIISKRKRGSCDALAKTAKNNITSPNSSDSDHNIIYKRKR; this is translated from the exons ATGGATCTGGTGAATGCATCAATGAATCGCGCAACCAACTTAGAAGATATGGCTACGGTTGATGAGCTGTTAACGAAG CTTGAGCAAAGAGTAAATGAAgttgaacagttttactcaaatGCAACTACAAAGCAACCAAGCACTTCCAGAAACACTTCGAAAGTAAAGgagaaggaaaaggaaaaggagaaaCATGTTTTAAGCATGAAAAAACTACAACAGGATGCTTCACGTAGAGAAGCTGCTGCTGCTAAGAGAATGCAAGACCTTATGCGCCAGTTTGGAAGTGTATTTCGTCAG ATCACAGGGCTGCAGAAGTTGGCTTGGCCCTTTATGCACCCAGTAGATGTTGCAGGACTTGCGTTGAATGATTACTATAAG ATCATTGACAGACCAATGGACTTCAGTACTATAAAAAACCAAATGGAAACCAATGATGGTACTGGATACAAGCATGTTCGCGAGATATGTGCTGATGTGCGATTGGTTTTTAAAAATGCAATGAAGTACAATGATGGAAAGAGTGAAGTTCATAAAAAGGCAGTGCGATTACTCGAAATTTTTGAGGAGAAGTGGCTAAAGTTTTTGCCAAAAGTTATAGAAGAG GAAGAAAGACGAGAACAGGAGGAAGCTGAAGCAAAAGCAAACACGCAGCTTGCTCTGGAGGCTTCTCATGCGAAACTGGCCAGGGAAATAAGTACTGAG CTTTATGACATTGATATGCATATAGACGAGCTCCGAGAAATGGTTGTTAAACAGTGCAG GAACATAACTATAATGGAAAAAAGAAAGCTAGGAGTTGCTCTCGCCAATTTATCTCCTGAAGATCTCAATAAGGCACTGGAGATCGTAGCTCAAGGTAACCTCGACTTCCAAGCAAATGACGAAGAGGTGGAGCTTGATATCAATGCTCAG AGTGAATCAACGCTGTGGAGGTTGAAGTTTTTCGTGAAAGACATACTAAAAGAACAGCCAGGAGGTTCGAGCAAGGATGCCAACAACAATATCTCCTCTCCAAATGCTGCTGACAACGATCATAATGTCATCTCCAAGCATAAACGCGAGACTTGTGATGCCCTTGCCAAGACTGCCAAGAATAGTATCACCTCTCCAACTGGAGGTTCGAGCAAGGATGCCAACAAGAATACCACCTCTCCAAAAGCAGCTGACAAGGATCATAACATCATCTCCAAGCGTAAGCGCGGGAGTTGTGATGCTCTGGCCAAGACTGCCAAGAATAATATCACCTCGCCAAATTCTTCTGACAGCGATCATAACATCATCTACAAGCGTAAGCGCTAA